The region GTCTGATTGTCCTGGTGTGGTTTGGCCCTATTcgttttgatttcctctttctgAGGGACAGCTGCCCTTTAGCTTGGCCTCATATTCTTGCctatccctgccccccaccatcaGTAGTATCTAGCTTGTATGACTCTTAGGGAGGGCAAGGGGAATGAATTCAGAACTTCATTCTTCAGGCCACCTTTTTAAGGGTTCCAGACTAATCCCCCAGGGTTCTCCCGTATTCCCCAAGTAGAGTCTAGATCACCTTCCACTAGTCCTGGGGATTCCCCAGGAGTTGTGTCACTCTAATGGGTGCTTAGGAGTTCAAGGTTAAAACCTGTATCCTGTGCTCCAGAGATGGTAGGAGTGGGTGGGTAGACTGAGGGGACTTCTCAAAAAGCTGTCCAACCCAGGGCATCTGGGGCCTAACCAGAGGCAGCCCCGAAGCTGCCAGCTGACACAGCCCCAGAGCCACTGAATGATGATGGCAGTGACCAAGGTTTTGTAAACTCctttctggtattttttttctcCGTGTACAAATGTATATGTTATGTCTCAATTTTGtccttaaataaaaacaaaagacattttcagacaatACTGGTCCTGATGTCTGCTGTATTTGGAAAGTTGGGAGTGCCCCGTAGGGTAGGGACTGAGGCAGGCCAGCCGTAGGTGAGAAGATGAAGATGCTGTGTCTGGTCACTCTGCTCCCTGGCCAGTCTGGGCAGGCTCAGTCCCTCACCCCTGGGTGTGAGCCCCTTACTGAGATTGCTTGTCCTCTTCCATGGTACTTTCTTGTTCCAGTACTTCCACATTCACAGTTGCTGGTCTTGGAGGAGAGGGGCCTCTTTGAACACACCCTATCCACGTCTTAGATAGAGCTTCTCTCCTATCCCATTCACATGGGCGATCTAATAAGATGCTGTCTAGCctgcatgggatttcccgggtGACCTCTGCTAACTCCCGTTAGGCCCGCGAGGACCTGCGTATCTCCAAATGGATCTTGCGGGTACTGGCGAGTCATCTGATTTCCTGTGCAGGTGAAGGCGGAGGCTCCCAGGAGCCGCacctggaggggaggggcgccGGGGCGGTCGGGCGCCGGCGCCCCGCCCCGCCTGCCTCGCTGCACTTCCGGCGGGCGCCGCTCGGGGCAGTGTGGAGTCCGGTCCTACCGCGGCGCGCGCGCTCCCCTCTCGGCTCCTGGCCGGAACCCCGGCTCCGGGAACCAGGAAGCGCCCGGCCGCGGGCGCGGGCTGTCGGGATGGCGGGGTCCGGCTGGGGCCCCCCGCGACTGGACGGCTTCATTCTCACTGAGCGCCTGGGCAGTGGCACGTATGCCACGGTGTACAAGGCCTACGCCAAGGTGGGTGCGGGGCGCCTTGGGGCTTCTGTGCGAGGCAGCAATTGGGGGCTCGAGAACTTCTGAGGTTCTGGCCCTGGTGCCCGCCAGACGCTAAGCAAGCCCGGGCCGGGAAACGGGGAGAGGTTGAGACGGCGTGAGCTAAGGGTGCACGGCTTGGCCTGTGCCAGGTTGACCTTCTGTGGAGGAGGTGTGCGGTGACCGCCGCAGATAGGTCTTCAAAGCAAATAAACACCGCTGTTGTGCGGAGAGACGAGTGAAGACCTCGATGGAGCCTCGGCGTTAGTGGCTGAAGACTAGGCTCCAAACAGGGAGGATACCTGTGGGCTAGGAGTCTGGGGCAGGGTTCTAGAAGGCTGGACCCACTTAGGAAGCAGAGTGGGCAGTTTAGAACAGTGAATAACATGCCTTAGCAGGGGCACTCTAGAATACAATGAAAGGGATTGTGAAGCAGAGAGGCTAGTGGGGAAGCCAGGATTCCAGAATCTGGGTGCCTTACTGGCCTGAGAGAGGGCAGCTGGGCAACCTGGATGCTGGTGTGAGTGGGTAGGCCGAGAGAGGAGGAGCAGGGCAGAGGGGACCAGAGCCTTCTGGCCATGCATGGTTCTTGGTCCTCTCAAGGCAGAGCCCTTGAATCTCCTGTCCCCACAGAAGGATACTCGGGAGGTGGTAGCCATAAAGTGTGTGGCCAAGAAGAGTCTGAACAAGGCATCCGTGGAAAACCTCCTGACAGAAATTGAGATCCTCAAGGGCATTCGACACCCCCACATTGTACAGCTGAAAGACTTCCAGGTGTGGGCTTGGGATGGGGTGACCACCGAAGGGGGCTGAGAAGGGCCACTCTCTTCAAGCCTCCTCTCTGCCTCTAACCCCAGTGGGACAGTGACAACATCTACCTCATCATGGAGTTCTGCGCAGGAGGTGACCTGTCTCGCTTCATCCACACCCGCAGGATTCTGCCTGAGAAGGTGGCTAGGGTCTTCATGCAGCAGTTGGGTAAAAGCCTCTGACACCAGCCTGATGCCCCTTCCCATGATCTCtgctctcccaccccacccctgccccaggcttAGAGTTGTGACACTCTTAGCAGTTGCCTGCTATCCCAGCTTGGATTTGTAGGGCCCACCCTTCGTTTTGCCCATCCCTGGCTTAAGGATGCTGtgagagagatggagaggagTCCCATCCGTGGGGAGTACCAGCTTCCACACGTGAAACATCTTCAGTAACATAAAGACCTCATGGAGCATTCTGAAGACCCAAGTGTTTTGCCAAGGAGAAGAGCAAGGGCCTAAAGGGCTGGGACATCTAGGGAGGCTTCTAGGAGGAGGGGAGACTTGTGAAGGAGCACAAGGGAGGAAGGAGGTCACTCGAGGTGGGCGTGAGGCAAAGTCTTAGCAGTtgggggggagcctggtgcttGTATGTAAAGCATTTGGTgtagggactttgctggtggttcagtggttagatCAGACTCTGcgttcccaacgcagggggcccagattcaatccctggtcagagaactagatcccacatgctacagctgAGATGtagcacaggcaaaaaaaaaaaaaaaaaaaaaaaagcatttggtaGACCAGGCCAGAACTGGGGTTGGGCAGGCAGGTAAGagaggggatgggagagaggctTCTCTGACCTGTCACTCTGCACGGTTCCTACTGCCTAGCCAGCGCCCTGCAGTTCTTACATGAACGGAACATCTCTCACCTGGACCTGAAGCCACAGAACATTCTGCTGAGCTCCCTGGAGAAGCCCCACCTTAAACTGGCAGGTATGAGTCTGGAACGGAAGGTGTGGAGGTTTGGAGGGTGGTGTGCAGAGGGCTCCTTCTGCCTGGGCTCGCTCAGCAGCCCTGGTTCTCATGGAGCCCTCGAGTCATCAGACAGCGACAGGCTGGGATGTCCAGGGACGGGCCCCGTCACCAAAAGGTAGGGCCTTTCTCAGGCTACCGATGCTTGACTCCAGCAATGTGATATCCTGGGTGGGGTCAGGGTTCAAAGTGTGACCAGACTTAGTCCTTTATCCATCACCGACTATGACTCAGTCTGGGGCAGTGTTGGAAAGTGTGGAGTGGGAAAAGGGGTAGTTGTGGCCCCTGATAAAATTTGGAGAACTGACTTGAAGCTGGAGGCCAGAGAGGTCCACTGAGCTGAGTAGGACAGTGAGGGAGAGGTCAACCCCTAGTGAGCCCTTATCCTCATTGGTGTGGGCTTCCTGGGAAAAGGTGTGCAGGGGGCTGTGCAGGATGGGTAGAGTATATGCCCTCAAGGAGGTAGAAGGGTTTGTAGTGAGAGAAACGACATGAGCAAATTAGGGAAGTGGGGTTAATCCTGGTGAGTCTAGAGGGTGGGAGGAATCCCGCCCAGGAACCCACGGGTAGTCTGTAAAGCAGGAGCAGAAACTGAGCCTGCTGCCTGGCCTCTTGCCTGCAGACTTTGGCTTTGCACAGCACATGTCCCCCCGGGATGAGAAGCACGTGCTTCGTGGCTCCCCACTCTATATGGCTCCCGAGATGGTGTGTCAGCGGCAGTACGATGCCCGTGTAGACCTCTGGTCTGTGGGGGTCATCCTGTATGGTGAGAgctctgtcccctgcccccacGTGGAGGCCTGCACTGTCAGAGCATCCTCAGTCAGAGCATCACTGGGCCACTCCTGAAGGGTTTTAATGAAAACACTGACTTGCCTGGTCTGgggcccttctccaggagtgggCCAGGCCCAGCTTGACCCTATCCCCTCCCagcctgccctctgcctcccTTCCACAGAAGCCCTCTTCGGGCAGCCCCCCTTTGCCTCCAGGTCGTTCTCAGAGCTGGAAGAGAAGATCCGGAGCAACCGGGTTATTGAGGTAGGTCTAGCAGGGCCTTCGAAACTGTGAGGCGCAGCGGGAGTCAGGGCCCTGAGGTGGCAGAGCTCACTGCCACCTGCACAGACTGGGGTGTGGGCTCCAGGCCACCACTGTGGAGCTGGGCACGCTCTAGCCTGACAGTTGGCTCCATGCAGTCCCGGTGACCCAGATCAACCAAAGTGGGGAGCAAAAGGCCTGCCCTACAGCCTGTTTCAGGTTCCCCACAgggagaagggcttcccaggtggctcagtgataatctgcctgccaatgcaggagacacaggagatgcgtgttcatccctgtgttgggaagatcccctggagaggaaatggcaacccactccagtattcctgcctggagaatcccatggacagaggagcctagcaggctacagtccataggaccacAAAGAcaggagcctggggaggaggcTTGGCTCTCACTGGCTGTCACATTCTGACCTGTCACTCTTCCTCCTTGCCTCATATTCTCCATCTGTCAGTGTGTGTCTTGGGGGCCCCCCAGGGCAGGGTGGTCCTGACAGGCCttgggggctgggggccagggtgCCAGAGCTGAGTGTGATCTGTTCCACCCCTACCCCCGCAGCTCCCCCTGCGGCCCCAACTCTCCCACGACTGCCGAGATCTGCTGCAGCGGCTCCTGGAGCGGGACCCCAGCCGCCGCATCTCCTTCCAGGACTTCTTCGCCCACCCTTGGGTAGACCTGGAGCACATGCCCAGTGGGGAGAGCCTGGGACGAGCAGTGAGCAGCCAGTGGAGACGGGTGGGCTGAGGGCAGGTGGGGGGTTTCATCGACCCCTTTCAGTGGTTACCAGGTGACCTgcccagcaggaggcagagggtgggCTCAGGGTATGGATGACCCCTTGCGGTGAGTGTGGGGAGTGGGCATGACTCCCGATCTGCCCTCCCGCAGACCGCCCTGGTGGTGCAGGCTGTGAAGAAGGACCAGGAGGGGGACGCTGCGGCCGCCTTGTCTCTCTACTGCAAGGCCCTGGACTTCTTCGTCCCCGCCCTGCACTGTGAGTGCCAGGCGGGTGTGGCAGGACAGGGTCAGCCACAGCCACAGTGGCTGGGTACCAGAAGCAGCTCCTCTTCCAGAATTTTGTGGGAGACaagacagtggagaaacctggaaCTCATTTCTTTGGGGGATTCCAGAGGGGTTGGTGTGAGGCAGGGGTCTCCTCGCTTCAGAGGCCTCATTTAAACCCCCATTTTCTGCAGATGAAGTGGATGCCCAGCGGAAGGAGGCAATTAAGGCAAAGGTGATCAGAGTCCCCTGAGGACATGGGGAGGGGTCCCAGGGCCTCTGGGGGTTGGCTCTCCTAGAGGAACCTCCCTCCCCAGGAAGGGGTTCAGGCTGGCCTCAGTTGGCCCCTGCAACTGATGTTGCAGTTTGGGGCAATCACTGAGGACCCAAAGGGAGAACCTGGAGCTGGGTGCTGGCGAGGGAGGCAGTGGGGGACAGCCCTTCCTCAGCCCCTTGCCCTCCAGCAGGTAGGGCAGTATGTATCCCGGGCTGAGGAGCTCAAGGCCATTGTCTCCTCCTCCAATCGGGCCCTGCTGAGGCAAGGGACCTCTGCCCGAGACCTGCTCAGAGGTAGGCCCTGACCCCCACTGACCACCAGTTCCCCGGCCACTTCCCTCCAGCccaagggggagggaggtggaggtaGGTGTCCTGAGGTGAGAAAGCAGACGGCCCCTGTCACAGTGCATCTTTGCCCCTCATCCCAGAGATGGCCCGGGACAAGCCGCGCCTCCTGGCTGCCCTGGAAGTGGCTTCGGCTGCCATGGCCAAGGTTTGGAGCTGCTGGGAGGGGTCTGGGCGGGGCAGGAGGAGTCCAGGTCGTCCCCCTAGACGACCTAGTGTCCATGTGGCTGCAGGAGGAAGAGGCTGGCGGGGAGCAGGACGCACTGGCCCTGTACCAGCACAGTCtgggggagctgctgctgctgctggcaggtaaggccccagccccacctccccaaCGGCCCCTGGCCACCCCGCCCTCACCACGcaccctccctctctctgcagcGGAGCCCTCAGGCCGGAGGCGGGAGCTGCTTCACACTGAGGTGCCCACTGGGGTTGGGAGGGTcggtggggatgggggggtggggttCCTCTTCCCCATTTGCCCTGCTTCCATGTGTGGGGACCTCCTTGGGTTCCCTCAAGGTGCCCCAGGTCTGGGAGTCAAACCTCACAGACTTGCTAAGTTGGTGACTCCCGTGCACGTCATCAGGGCTCAGGTGCTTGGGTCAGGGCAGAGGGACAGGCAGGGTCTGGGAACTGAGCAGCAGTCAGGAGGCTTctggaggaaggggcagagaAGGACTCAGGCAAGTTGTTCTGATGAGGCAGAGGATCCCAGGGAGCATTAGGAGTGAGAAGGAGCTTGACTTGAAGGCCTCTCCTCACCCCGCGTCCCTGGGCATGTCTTCCCTTGGCAGGTTCAGAATCTCATGGCTCGGGCTGAGTACCTGAAGGAGCAGGTCAAGGTG is a window of Bos indicus isolate NIAB-ARS_2022 breed Sahiwal x Tharparkar chromosome 21, NIAB-ARS_B.indTharparkar_mat_pri_1.0, whole genome shotgun sequence DNA encoding:
- the ULK3 gene encoding serine/threonine-protein kinase ULK3 isoform X1 — translated: MAGSGWGPPRLDGFILTERLGSGTYATVYKAYAKKDTREVVAIKCVAKKSLNKASVENLLTEIEILKGIRHPHIVQLKDFQWDSDNIYLIMEFCAGGDLSRFIHTRRILPEKVARVFMQQLASALQFLHERNISHLDLKPQNILLSSLEKPHLKLADFGFAQHMSPRDEKHVLRGSPLYMAPEMVCQRQYDARVDLWSVGVILYEALFGQPPFASRSFSELEEKIRSNRVIELPLRPQLSHDCRDLLQRLLERDPSRRISFQDFFAHPWVDLEHMPSGESLGRATALVVQAVKKDQEGDAAAALSLYCKALDFFVPALHYEVDAQRKEAIKAKVGQYVSRAEELKAIVSSSNRALLRQGTSARDLLREMARDKPRLLAALEVASAAMAKEEEAGGEQDALALYQHSLGELLLLLAAEPSGRRRELLHTEVQNLMARAEYLKEQVKMKESHWEAETLDKEGLSESVRSSCTLQ
- the ULK3 gene encoding serine/threonine-protein kinase ULK3 isoform X2 — protein: MAGSGWGPPRLDGFILTERLGSGTYATVYKAYAKKDTREVVAIKCVAKKSLNKASVENLLTEIEILKGIRHPHIVQLKDFQWDSDNIYLIMEFCAGGDLSRFIHTRRILPEKVARVFMQQLASALQFLHERNISHLDLKPQNILLSSLEKPHLKLAEALFGQPPFASRSFSELEEKIRSNRVIELPLRPQLSHDCRDLLQRLLERDPSRRISFQDFFAHPWVDLEHMPSGESLGRATALVVQAVKKDQEGDAAAALSLYCKALDFFVPALHYEVDAQRKEAIKAKVGQYVSRAEELKAIVSSSNRALLRQGTSARDLLREMARDKPRLLAALEVASAAMAKEEEAGGEQDALALYQHSLGELLLLLAAEPSGRRRELLHTEVQNLMARAEYLKEQVKMKESHWEAETLDKEGLSESVRSSCTLQ